The following coding sequences are from one Dermacentor silvarum isolate Dsil-2018 chromosome 4, BIME_Dsil_1.4, whole genome shotgun sequence window:
- the LOC119450342 gene encoding elongation of very long chain fatty acids protein AAEL008004: protein MDSLWEMVSSTYQSVVASTDPRVKGWPLMGSPMTMLSIIAGYVYFVKVWGPNWMKGREPFQIKGVLVAYNLIMVVLSTLFFVVGGSYTYLGPYNWFCQPVSYGTDPNSLAVTTLGWWYLLIKMIEFMDTVFFVLTKKFSHISLLHVVHHSTVAWTVWMGVNFGAGGQNAFFPFINCFVHIVMYTYYCLAAMGPEVRKYLWWKRYLTQFQMVQFVVGFVHAAVPVFYDCGFPPYFAYILMGEAVLLFFMFRNFYNKAYKASHTARSLQQQEQRNGHVKTAVTAGAEGSQTKLD, encoded by the coding sequence ATGGATTCGCTGTGGGAGATGGTCTCCTCCACGTACCAGTCTGTGGTGGCCAGCACGGACCCGCGGGTCAAGGGCTGGCCGCTCATGGGCAGCCCGATGACTATGCTGTCCATCATCGCCGGCTACGTCTACTTCGTGAAGGTCTGGGGTCCCAACTGGATGAAAGGCCGCGAGCCGTTCCAGATCAAGGGTGTCCTGGTCGCCTACAACCTCATCATGGTTGTGCTTAGCACGCTTTTCTTCGTTGTGGGTGGCTCCTACACGTACCTGGGACCGTACAACTGGTTCTGCCAACCCGTAAGCTATGGAACCGACCCGAACTCACTGGCTGTCACGACCCTTGGCTGGTGGTACCTGCTGATCAAGATGATAGAGTTCATGGACACGGTTTTCTTCGTGCTCACCAAGAAGTTCTCTCACATCTCGCTGCTGCACGTCGTGCACCACTCGACCGTCGCCTGGACCGTGTGGATGGGCGTCAACTTCGGAGCCGGCGGCCAGAACGCCTTCTTCCCGTTCATCAACTGCTTCGTGCACATTGTGATGTACACCTACTACTGCCTGGCTGCCATGGGACCCGAGGTGCGTAAGTACCTCTGGTGGAAACGCTACCTCACCCAGTTCCAGATGGTCCAGTTCGTTGTCGGCTTCGTGCACGCCGCCGTTCCAGTCTTCTACGACTGCGGCTTCCCGCCCTACTTCGCGTACATCCTCATGGGTGAGGCCGTGCTGCTCTTCTTCATGTTCCGCAACTTCTACAACAAGGCCTACAAGGCTTCCCACACGGCGCGCAGCctgcagcagcaggagcagcgaaACGGTCACGTCAAGACAGCAGTGACGGCGGGTGCCGAAGGCTCGCAAACCAAACTGGACTGA